Sequence from the Pseudobdellovibrionaceae bacterium genome:
CTAATTTTTTTAATTCTTTTTGTAAGGCATAAAAAATCTTTTTTTGTTGATTGGTGGTTCCAATCTTAACCATAGAATGTTGTTTCATAAGGTACTCTAAAATATAACCTCTAATCCACCACACAGCATAGGTAATAAGGCGTATATTTTTATAGGGATTAAATTCTTGTACAGCAGTCATTAGCCCCACATTACCTTCTTGAATTAATTCTAATAGGCGGTTGCCAAACTTGGCATATTCCGAGGCCACTTTAATTACAAAGCGTAAATTAGATTGTACTAAAATATGAGCATATTTAGGATCTTTGGTTTCATAAAATTTAGTAGCAATTTCTGTTTCTTGCTTACGATCTAAAACAGGGTATTGGCTAACCTCTTTCATATATTGAATAAGGGTGGCCTGTTCGCTAGATTGCGGTTTTATTGGGAGGTTTAACGAAGTTAGATTTTTGTTAGTTTTTCCCATGCAGTTTTTAAAAAGCTATTTTATTTTTTTTAGTAATTTAGATATTTGTGTTTCTAGTTTGGTTTTTATTACAGTTTTTAAAAGAGCTAGTTTTAAAGGCAG
This genomic interval carries:
- a CDS encoding sigma-70 family RNA polymerase sigma factor; the encoded protein is MGKTNKNLTSLNLPIKPQSSEQATLIQYMKEVSQYPVLDRKQETEIATKFYETKDPKYAHILVQSNLRFVIKVASEYAKFGNRLLELIQEGNVGLMTAVQEFNPYKNIRLITYAVWWIRGYILEYLMKQHSMVKIGTTNQQKKIFYALQKELKKLGSLQTPFPQLAQSLNVTEKEIITMQQRLTSKDISLDTSSKDDHLDQSVPQTKAITYETPESLLEKKEITEKLKQKLQELKHQLNPKELYILKNRTLSSSPHTLKAIGEHYGTSKEAVRQMETRLLQKIKSTLLYLK